CCACTACCCCGAGCCGTGCCACCGACCGGGGCCGCGCCACCACCAGTCCGAGCCGCGCCCGCCGCCGGAGCCGCGCCGGCAGCCGACACCGAGCGACTGTCCGCCGGCAACGGGGTCGCGCTGGTGTCCGGCGGGACGTTGCTGATGGTGCCGCTGCTCGCCGTCGCCCCCGACGCGGGTGTGCCGCTGGTCGCCGCCATCGCGGCCATCATCGGCCTGACCATGGCGGTCGTCTGGGTCGCCCTGCGGCTCACCCGGCCGACGGCCAACGCACCAGAGGCGGACAAGACGAAGCCGCCCAGGGCGTACGTACACCCTGGGCGGCTTTGATCTTCTTGCGGTTAGGCGGCCGTGAGGAGCTCGCGCTCGTCGGCGGGGCGCAGGGCCAGGGCCAGCACGTCGCTCACATCACCGAGCACGTGGATGGTCAGGGCGTCGCGCACCTCCTGCGGCAGGTCGTCGAGGTCCGGCTCGTTGCGGGCCGGGACGATGACCTCGGTCAGGCCCGCCCGGTGTGCGGCCAGCAGCTTCTGCTTGACGCCACCGATGGGCAGGACCCGGCCGGAGAGGGTGACCTCGCCGGTCATGCCGAACTCCGGACGCACCGGGCGACCGGTTGCCAGCGACGCCAGGGCGGTGACCATCGTGATGCCCGCGGACGGGCCGTCCTTCGGCACCGCACCCGCCGGCACGTGCAGGTGGATCCGCTTCGCGGCGAGCTGGTTGGGGTCGATGCCCAGCCGCTTGCCGTTGGAGCGCAGGTAGGACAGCGCGATGTGCGCCGACTCCTTCATGACGTCGCCGAGCTGACCGGTCAGGGTCAGGCCGGGCTCGCCCTCCATCGAGGTCGCCTCGATGAACAGCACGTCACCACCCGCACCGGTGACCGCCAGGCCCGTTGCCACGCCCGGGGTCGCCGTGCGCTCCGCCGACTCCGGCGTGAACCGGGGACGGCCGAGGTAGGTCTTCAGCTCCTCGACGTCGATGTCGACCTTGTCCGACGACGCCGCCAGCGAGACCGCCACCTTGCGCAGGATCTTGGCGAACGCCCGCTCGAGCTGCCGGACGCCGGCCTCGCGGGTGTGCTCGGCGGCGATCGCACCGATGGCGGCGTCGGTGATCGACACCTCCTCGGCGGTCAGGCCGGCGCGCTCCACCTGGCGCGGCCACAAGTGGTCGCGGCCGATGGCCACCTTCTCCTCCTCGGTGTAGCCGTCGAGCGTCACGAGCTCCATCCGGTCCAGCAGCGGGCCAGGGATGTTCTCGACGACGTTGGCGGTCGCGAGGAACAGCACGTCCGAGAGGTCGAGGTCGACCTCCAGGTAGTGGTCGCGGAAGGTGTGGTTCTGCGCGGGGTCGAGGACCTCGAGCAGCGCCGCGGCCGGGTCACCGGAGTAGCCCACGGCGATCTTGTCGACCTCGTCGAGCAGGACGACCGGGTTCATCGAACCGGCCTCCTTCAGCGCCCGGACGATCCGGCCCGGAGCCGCGCCGACGTAGGTGCGCCGGTGGCCACGGATCTCGGCCTCGTCACGGATGCCGCCGAGGCTGACCCGGACGAACTTGCGGCCCAGGGCCCGCGCCACGGACTCACCGAGGCTGGTCTTGCCGACGCCGGGAGGCCCACCGAGGGCGAGCACCGCGCCGGAGCCACGACCGCCGACGACCTGGAGGTTGCGCTCCGCGCGACGGTTGCGGACCGCCAGGTATTCGAGGATTCGGTCCTTCACGTCGGACAGCCCGGCGTGGTCGGTGTCGAGCACCTCGCGCGCCGCGATCAGGTCGGTGTTGTCGTCGGTCGTCGTTGACCAGGGCATTTCGAGTACGGTGTCGAGCCAGGTGCGGATCCAACCGCTCTCGGGCGACTGGTCACTGGCCCGCTCGAGCCGGCCGACCTCGCGCATCGCGGCCTCGCGGACCTTCTCGGGAAGGTCGGCGGCCTCGACGCGGGACCGGTAGTCGGCCGAGCCGTCGGGCTCGTCTTCGCCCAGCTCCTTGCGGATCGCGGCCAGCTGCTGGCGGAGCAGGAACTCGCGCTGCGACTTCTCCAGGCCCTCGCGGACGTCGTTGGCGATGCCCTCGTTGACCTCCTGCTCGGCGAGGTAGTCGCGCACCCAGCCGACGAGGAGCTCGAGGCGGGCGGTGACGTCCTGCGCGTTCAGCAGTTCGATCTTCTGCTCGAGCGTGAGCCACGGCGCGTAACCGGCGGAGTCGGCCAGCTCGGACAGGTCGGTCATCCGCTCGACGGCGTCGATGACCTGCCAGGCGCCGCGCTCCTGGAGCAGCGACTTGACCAGGGCCTTGTATTCGGTGGCGAGCTCGCGGGCCTTGCCGGCCGGCGGGGTCTCGTCCAGCTCGGTGGCCTCGACCCAGAGGGCGGCGCCGGGACCGGAGACGCCGGAACCGACCTTCGCCCGGGAAAGGCCACGGATGACGGCGGCGGGCTCGCCACTGGGCAGGCGGCCCACCTTCTCGATCAGCGCCATGACGCCGACCGACCCGTACTCGCCGTCGACACGGGGCACGGCAAGCACGCGGTTGTCGCCGGAGGCGCGTGCGGCGTCGACGGCGGCCTGAGTGTTGTTATCGAGGGTGACCGGGATGGTCATGCCAGGCAGCAAGACGGCATCGGTCAACGGCAGGACGGGAAGAGTTGCCATGTACGTACTCAAGTTACAAAGCATGCACTCTGTTCCCGGGCCGCGATGTGACCCAGGCCACTCGTTATTTGGGGGCGTTCATCCCATTTTCTCCACGGGTACGCCGGTGAATAGCTGAAGGACCACCCGGTCGCCGAGCGGCCGGCGGAGCGGGATCGTCAGCTGTTGGACACCGGCGGGGCAGTCATCGGGGCCTTCTTTCTCGTAGTAGCGGATCGTGGCGAGCAGCACCACGACCGCGCGCGCCGACTCGACCGCCTCGCCCGTGTAGTCGGCAC
This genomic interval from Asanoa ferruginea contains the following:
- the lon gene encoding endopeptidase La, whose amino-acid sequence is MATLPVLPLTDAVLLPGMTIPVTLDNNTQAAVDAARASGDNRVLAVPRVDGEYGSVGVMALIEKVGRLPSGEPAAVIRGLSRAKVGSGVSGPGAALWVEATELDETPPAGKARELATEYKALVKSLLQERGAWQVIDAVERMTDLSELADSAGYAPWLTLEQKIELLNAQDVTARLELLVGWVRDYLAEQEVNEGIANDVREGLEKSQREFLLRQQLAAIRKELGEDEPDGSADYRSRVEAADLPEKVREAAMREVGRLERASDQSPESGWIRTWLDTVLEMPWSTTTDDNTDLIAAREVLDTDHAGLSDVKDRILEYLAVRNRRAERNLQVVGGRGSGAVLALGGPPGVGKTSLGESVARALGRKFVRVSLGGIRDEAEIRGHRRTYVGAAPGRIVRALKEAGSMNPVVLLDEVDKIAVGYSGDPAAALLEVLDPAQNHTFRDHYLEVDLDLSDVLFLATANVVENIPGPLLDRMELVTLDGYTEEEKVAIGRDHLWPRQVERAGLTAEEVSITDAAIGAIAAEHTREAGVRQLERAFAKILRKVAVSLAASSDKVDIDVEELKTYLGRPRFTPESAERTATPGVATGLAVTGAGGDVLFIEATSMEGEPGLTLTGQLGDVMKESAHIALSYLRSNGKRLGIDPNQLAAKRIHLHVPAGAVPKDGPSAGITMVTALASLATGRPVRPEFGMTGEVTLSGRVLPIGGVKQKLLAAHRAGLTEVIVPARNEPDLDDLPQEVRDALTIHVLGDVSDVLALALRPADERELLTAA